In Salinigranum marinum, one DNA window encodes the following:
- a CDS encoding M20/M25/M40 family metallo-hydrolase has protein sequence MTSTVTESEWRSVCEYIDETTEELVEFLLKFANKQSPSGHERDASDFLAEWMDQRFGARQQFLSEHRANVVGSIGGHDPAAGHSLIYNAHIDTAFGNESKDEWITAEPHRVYYESWRDGDHLYGDDIANDKGPMSAFLWAALAIGESGIELGEELHLTAVAGEIQSSPVDEFQGPEFFGTGFGTRHLLTQGGITGEYAVVAETTDYAIGRMECGLAQFKLVFTDDVEYWPRLEYPSGDESENQGEDGGHNGTFPGALHDACRAVLLLDEWAADYRQTNSQDFGHGVNRPSAGVGGMRSGVPYSPGHAPGKAAVYLTVFLPPNRRPEFVRDEVRELLTNAGFEPDIELYNFGRGYVADDQAVAPLVDTIDAAHGTVRGDATPLPDSAVVSMWRDINLFNEVGVPAVTFGPARTTEEYSGTKHRCMHVDDLAAAAKLYAYVALEMCGTAE, from the coding sequence ATGACTAGCACGGTTACCGAGTCCGAGTGGCGGAGCGTCTGTGAGTATATCGACGAGACCACGGAGGAGTTAGTCGAGTTCCTGTTGAAGTTCGCGAACAAACAGAGCCCGAGCGGCCACGAGCGGGATGCAAGCGACTTCCTCGCCGAGTGGATGGACCAGCGGTTCGGCGCCCGCCAGCAGTTCCTCTCGGAGCACCGTGCGAACGTGGTTGGTTCCATCGGAGGCCACGATCCGGCGGCGGGCCACTCGTTGATATACAACGCGCACATCGACACCGCGTTCGGTAACGAGTCCAAAGACGAGTGGATTACCGCTGAACCCCACCGCGTCTACTACGAATCGTGGCGGGATGGCGACCACCTGTACGGCGACGACATCGCGAACGACAAGGGCCCGATGAGCGCGTTTCTGTGGGCCGCACTGGCTATCGGCGAGAGCGGGATCGAGCTCGGTGAGGAACTCCACCTCACGGCGGTCGCCGGCGAGATCCAGTCGTCGCCGGTCGACGAGTTTCAGGGACCCGAGTTCTTCGGGACTGGGTTCGGGACGCGCCACCTACTCACTCAGGGGGGGATCACGGGGGAGTACGCCGTCGTTGCCGAGACAACGGACTACGCGATCGGACGGATGGAGTGCGGGCTCGCACAGTTCAAGCTCGTCTTCACTGACGACGTCGAATACTGGCCCCGCCTCGAGTATCCGTCGGGGGACGAGAGCGAGAACCAGGGCGAAGACGGAGGCCACAACGGGACGTTCCCTGGGGCGCTCCACGACGCGTGTCGTGCTGTCCTCCTCTTGGACGAATGGGCGGCCGACTACCGGCAGACGAACAGCCAAGATTTCGGCCATGGGGTGAACAGACCGAGTGCCGGCGTGGGAGGGATGCGCTCTGGCGTTCCGTACAGTCCAGGACACGCGCCGGGGAAAGCAGCAGTGTATCTCACGGTGTTCCTCCCCCCGAACAGACGGCCGGAGTTCGTTCGCGACGAGGTCCGTGAACTACTCACGAACGCCGGGTTCGAGCCCGACATCGAACTGTACAACTTCGGCAGGGGCTACGTCGCGGACGACCAGGCCGTCGCCCCCCTCGTGGACACGATCGACGCGGCACACGGGACCGTTCGAGGAGACGCGACGCCTCTGCCCGATTCGGCAGTCGTCAGCATGTGGCGGGACATCAACCTGTTCAACGAAGTCGGCGTTCCCGCGGTGACGTTCGGCCCGGCCAGGACGACCGAGGAGTATTCGGGGACGAAACACCGCTGTATGCACGTCGACGATCTCGCGGCGGCGGCGAAGCTCTACGCGTACGTCGCGCTGGAGATGTGCGGCACGGCCGAGTGA
- a CDS encoding MmgE/PrpD family protein has protein sequence MDETAHLAAHAATLAFDSIPDDAVAHAKRSIRDYVGLCLYGSQHPVGETATRYVDLYSDGSDATILGHGTTSGPHAAFVNGATGHAVDYDDTFEAVVIHPSCTAFPAALAAAELEGRSGRDLLCGYVAGLDVLFRVGESLAPSHWHRGWHSTATVGVFGAAAAAGSVLKLAPSTLEQAFGLAASFASGLKKNSGTMGNPLHCAHAAQMGTVAALLAANGATADRAILEGRFGYGELVTTEGGYTPERITDPTVEWAVLDNGFKPYPSGVVTHSAMEALRLIVERNTLAADDVVSITVTVDEGVTDTIDESDPQTALEAMGSYEFCLAAILREGTVGVREFSDEYVREERTREQMAKVYVEAETDPFDSATAEASYGSRVEVVTADGASFVESVLDAPGSPSNPLSEDRLRRKFFECAEYRLARERAEAVEAAVLSLEEPGMLDRLTELAVPTE, from the coding sequence GTGGACGAAACTGCACATCTCGCCGCACACGCGGCCACCCTCGCGTTCGATTCGATCCCCGACGATGCGGTGGCGCACGCGAAGCGCTCGATCCGTGACTACGTCGGCCTCTGCCTGTACGGGTCACAGCATCCGGTCGGGGAGACGGCGACTCGATACGTCGATCTCTACTCGGATGGGTCCGACGCGACGATCCTCGGCCACGGTACGACGAGTGGCCCACACGCAGCGTTCGTCAACGGGGCCACCGGTCACGCCGTCGACTACGACGACACGTTCGAGGCGGTCGTCATTCACCCCTCCTGTACCGCGTTCCCCGCAGCTCTCGCAGCGGCGGAACTCGAAGGGAGGTCCGGCCGTGACCTCCTCTGTGGGTACGTGGCCGGCTTGGACGTGCTCTTCCGAGTCGGTGAGAGCCTCGCACCGTCGCACTGGCACCGCGGATGGCACAGCACGGCGACGGTCGGTGTCTTCGGCGCCGCCGCCGCCGCGGGATCCGTCCTCAAGTTGGCCCCGAGCACCCTCGAACAGGCGTTCGGGCTGGCCGCGTCGTTCGCATCGGGCCTGAAGAAGAACTCCGGAACCATGGGTAACCCGCTCCACTGTGCTCACGCAGCCCAGATGGGAACCGTCGCCGCACTGTTGGCGGCGAACGGGGCGACTGCCGACAGGGCGATCCTTGAGGGTCGCTTCGGGTACGGCGAACTCGTGACGACCGAAGGCGGGTACACACCGGAACGGATCACCGATCCGACGGTCGAATGGGCGGTCCTCGACAACGGATTCAAGCCGTATCCGTCCGGGGTCGTGACCCACTCCGCCATGGAGGCGCTCCGTCTCATCGTCGAGCGGAACACACTCGCCGCCGACGACGTCGTCTCCATCACCGTCACCGTCGACGAGGGGGTCACGGACACCATCGACGAATCCGATCCACAGACCGCGCTCGAAGCGATGGGTTCGTACGAGTTTTGTCTGGCGGCGATCCTCCGAGAAGGGACGGTCGGCGTCCGGGAGTTCTCCGACGAGTACGTCCGTGAGGAGCGGACGCGCGAACAGATGGCGAAAGTGTATGTCGAAGCCGAGACCGATCCGTTCGACTCCGCGACCGCCGAAGCGTCGTACGGGAGCCGGGTCGAAGTCGTCACGGCGGACGGCGCGTCGTTCGTCGAGTCGGTCTTAGACGCACCCGGGAGCCCGAGTAACCCGCTGAGCGAGGACAGACTCCGGCGCAAGTTCTTCGAGTGTGCCGAGTACCGGCTCGCGCGCGAGCGTGCCGAAGCGGTCGAGGCCGCCGTCCTGTCGCTCGAAGAACCGGGCATGCTCGATCGGTTGACCGAGTTGGCCGTCCCGACTGAATAG
- a CDS encoding CoxG family protein, whose translation MEFEGEVEIETTKTDLWRLISDPEALVTCVPGAKEVHKQSATRYTGLIERGVAGVTITLDGEVEIVELNEPTSMRAIASGTDSKTNSQMDAQAEMDLRDDGDELTLQYGVTVEFTGKLATLGSRLVKRKVKSDIDTYFENVREHAEDHSS comes from the coding sequence ATGGAGTTCGAAGGCGAGGTCGAGATCGAGACCACGAAGACCGACCTGTGGCGGCTGATTTCAGACCCCGAAGCGCTAGTCACGTGTGTGCCTGGAGCAAAAGAGGTCCACAAGCAGTCGGCGACCAGGTACACGGGCCTCATCGAGCGCGGGGTTGCGGGCGTCACGATCACGTTGGACGGCGAAGTAGAGATCGTCGAACTGAACGAGCCGACCTCCATGCGGGCCATCGCGAGTGGCACGGACTCGAAGACGAACAGCCAGATGGACGCGCAGGCAGAGATGGACCTCAGGGACGACGGCGACGAGCTGACCCTTCAGTACGGTGTGACTGTGGAGTTCACGGGGAAACTAGCCACTCTCGGCTCCCGTCTCGTCAAACGCAAAGTCAAGTCCGACATCGACACCTACTTCGAGAACGTCAGAGAGCACGCTGAAGACCACTCGTCGTAG
- a CDS encoding xanthine dehydrogenase family protein subunit M: MSSSPTEYERPTTLEEVYALLARDADVKLTAGGQSLSLLLREGLVDPDVVVDISDTAELTGVSRAGETLRIGAATTYAAVRDHEIAEMYEELGAAIDLIADPQVRNLGTLGGAVSHADPALDIIAPLLCLDASVQIGGIDGRRTVRLSDFFSGFMQTELRDSELVEAIEVEHPQPGRGSYRKHSKIKGGWAIVGVAARVSLSDDGESVNTAHIALTAVDDSAVRIPAAEATLIGHPPSEERIDLAAETVREEIDPVSDVSGSERYKRMLSEELTRRTLTDIVDELRSDTR; the protein is encoded by the coding sequence ATGAGCTCATCACCAACGGAGTACGAACGTCCGACCACGCTCGAAGAGGTGTACGCCCTGCTGGCGCGCGACGCCGACGTGAAACTGACCGCGGGGGGCCAGTCGCTGAGTCTGTTGCTGCGGGAGGGGCTGGTCGATCCGGACGTTGTCGTCGACATCTCCGACACGGCAGAACTAACCGGCGTGTCCAGAGCCGGCGAAACCCTCCGCATCGGTGCGGCGACCACGTACGCGGCCGTTCGCGACCACGAAATCGCCGAGATGTACGAGGAACTCGGCGCGGCGATCGACTTGATCGCCGATCCACAGGTGCGAAACCTCGGGACGCTCGGCGGGGCAGTGAGCCACGCCGATCCGGCACTGGACATCATCGCCCCGCTCCTCTGTCTGGACGCCAGCGTGCAGATCGGGGGGATCGACGGCAGGCGAACGGTCCGCTTAAGTGACTTCTTCAGCGGCTTCATGCAGACTGAGCTACGGGACAGCGAACTGGTTGAGGCGATCGAAGTGGAACACCCACAGCCCGGTCGTGGGAGCTACCGGAAGCACTCGAAAATAAAGGGTGGCTGGGCGATCGTAGGCGTCGCCGCCCGTGTGTCTCTCTCGGACGACGGAGAGTCGGTCAACACCGCACACATCGCACTCACTGCGGTCGACGACAGTGCCGTGCGGATCCCGGCCGCCGAAGCGACGTTGATCGGGCATCCCCCGTCCGAAGAACGAATCGATCTCGCGGCTGAGACGGTCCGAGAGGAGATCGATCCCGTCAGCGACGTCTCCGGGAGCGAACGGTACAAGCGGATGCTGAGCGAAGAGCTGACCCGCCGGACGCTGACCGACATCGTCGACGAACTCAGGAGCGACACCCGATGA
- a CDS encoding Bug family tripartite tricarboxylate transporter substrate binding protein, protein MKEAKSRRKFLRSMGLLGTVGVAGLAGCSGSGDGGSGDGGSGGSSDDSDSGGSSGGSGSTESSGDGDSDASWPSSGQELSAWVPFSTGGGYDWYVRNTSELIEETLPNDPTIVVENVTGGTGMNAANRLWNAEPDGSTFLLRIVSSNVIQEIVQPDAAQFSNTEFVNACTIAETKIGFAQNQNIDPITDWETFADTVTSTRVGTPGATNTATIIAIVLGDQTGAWNREDLDFVHYGGTNELMAAMDRGEVDIGTTTASSITGFVEPDGIQQLMSVSNQPVSDEDTALTEWETPFDGEEVVAPFALARPYSFPPGTPDSIVDTFVTAVEEALQTEEMQQRAEDANRNLTFRGREATEQIVSDNVELWSQYEDLLSELY, encoded by the coding sequence GTGAAGGAAGCAAAGTCCAGACGGAAGTTCCTGCGGAGCATGGGTCTCCTCGGCACTGTGGGTGTGGCTGGCCTCGCCGGTTGCAGCGGCAGTGGTGACGGTGGTAGTGGTGACGGCGGGAGTGGCGGAAGCAGTGATGATTCCGATAGTGGCGGGAGCAGTGGTGGCAGCGGCAGTACCGAGAGCAGTGGCGATGGCGACAGCGATGCCTCCTGGCCGAGTTCCGGCCAGGAACTGAGCGCCTGGGTGCCGTTTTCCACGGGCGGTGGCTACGACTGGTACGTCCGTAACACGTCGGAACTCATCGAAGAGACCCTCCCGAACGACCCGACGATCGTCGTTGAGAACGTGACCGGTGGGACGGGAATGAACGCCGCGAACAGGCTCTGGAACGCTGAGCCCGACGGGAGTACGTTCCTGTTGCGGATCGTCTCCTCGAACGTGATTCAGGAGATCGTCCAACCCGACGCAGCCCAGTTCAGTAACACGGAGTTCGTCAACGCGTGTACGATCGCGGAGACAAAGATCGGGTTCGCGCAGAACCAGAACATCGATCCCATCACCGACTGGGAGACGTTCGCCGACACCGTCACGTCCACGCGGGTCGGGACACCCGGCGCGACGAACACCGCGACGATCATCGCGATCGTCCTCGGCGACCAGACTGGTGCATGGAATCGTGAGGACCTCGACTTCGTGCACTACGGCGGCACGAACGAGCTGATGGCCGCGATGGATCGAGGGGAGGTCGACATCGGAACGACGACCGCTTCGTCGATCACGGGCTTCGTCGAACCGGACGGGATACAGCAGCTGATGTCGGTCTCGAACCAGCCGGTGTCCGACGAGGATACGGCGCTGACGGAATGGGAGACGCCATTCGATGGCGAGGAGGTCGTCGCGCCGTTCGCGCTCGCCCGACCCTACTCCTTCCCGCCGGGAACGCCCGACAGCATCGTCGATACGTTCGTCACGGCGGTCGAAGAGGCGCTCCAGACGGAGGAAATGCAACAGCGCGCCGAGGACGCCAACCGTAACTTGACCTTTCGGGGGCGGGAAGCGACCGAACAGATCGTCTCGGACAACGTCGAGCTGTGGTCACAGTACGAAGACCTGCTGAGCGAACTCTACTGA
- a CDS encoding IclR family transcriptional regulator: MVSISDDTKTIRAVERSLAIVETLRELEAATVGEVAAELGISKSSAHSHLATLQREGYVVRRGDRHELSLTFLSHGEFVRGQVPLFDVIKRYARMLADETGENVSFIVEEQGECVFVYCDNRNHELPDARAGTRVPIHCMSAGKAILAELPDERIQQILRATSLDEFTDNTIVDEAELFDEINEIRERGFAINRGERIERQQSVAVAVTDGDSRLIGALAVVGPKHRLKEDRLSSEIPDALLVAAEKIELKSLSG; this comes from the coding sequence ATGGTCAGTATTTCCGACGATACCAAAACGATACGCGCCGTCGAGCGCTCGCTGGCAATCGTCGAGACGCTCCGTGAACTAGAGGCGGCGACCGTCGGCGAGGTCGCGGCGGAACTGGGGATCTCGAAGAGTTCGGCCCACAGCCACCTGGCGACGCTACAGCGGGAAGGGTACGTTGTCAGACGGGGCGACCGTCACGAGTTGAGCCTGACTTTCCTCTCTCACGGCGAGTTCGTTCGGGGCCAGGTCCCCCTGTTCGATGTCATTAAGCGATACGCGCGCATGCTGGCCGACGAGACCGGCGAGAACGTCTCGTTCATCGTCGAGGAGCAGGGCGAGTGCGTCTTCGTCTACTGCGACAACCGGAACCACGAACTGCCGGACGCCCGAGCGGGCACGCGCGTCCCGATCCACTGCATGTCGGCGGGGAAGGCGATTCTGGCGGAGCTTCCGGACGAGCGCATCCAGCAGATCCTGCGGGCCACCTCCCTGGACGAGTTCACCGACAACACGATCGTCGACGAGGCCGAGCTGTTCGACGAGATCAACGAGATCAGGGAGCGGGGCTTCGCCATCAACAGGGGAGAGCGTATCGAACGGCAGCAGTCGGTCGCCGTCGCAGTGACCGACGGTGACTCCCGGTTGATCGGCGCGCTCGCCGTCGTCGGCCCGAAACACCGGCTGAAGGAAGACCGGCTCTCCTCGGAGATACCGGACGCCCTCCTCGTGGCCGCGGAGAAGATCGAGCTGAAGTCGCTGTCCGGGTAG
- a CDS encoding tripartite tricarboxylate transporter TctB family protein — MVAGALTIETLTYRPRVRRVPLMVIAVLNVLIALKLAFILLGKYTDVFERLDDTSGTFDVGDEEISVSVTRQVRVLAWVVVAVSLIYLFGFVIATAVFIFTFVQSEADMSTEHALLFTVVATVFIYVAFVELLSLRMYEGLYGPALPLF, encoded by the coding sequence TTGGTAGCCGGGGCGCTCACGATCGAGACACTCACCTACCGACCGCGTGTCAGACGGGTTCCGCTGATGGTCATCGCCGTGCTCAACGTACTGATCGCGCTCAAACTGGCGTTCATCCTGCTCGGTAAGTACACGGACGTCTTCGAGCGGCTTGACGACACCTCCGGAACGTTCGACGTCGGAGACGAAGAGATCTCTGTGAGCGTGACCCGACAGGTGCGAGTGCTCGCATGGGTCGTCGTCGCGGTTAGCCTGATCTACCTGTTCGGGTTCGTCATCGCGACCGCCGTGTTCATCTTTACTTTCGTGCAATCGGAGGCCGACATGTCGACTGAACACGCGCTCCTGTTCACCGTCGTAGCGACCGTCTTCATCTACGTCGCGTTCGTCGAACTCCTGTCGTTGCGGATGTACGAGGGGCTGTACGGTCCCGCACTGCCCTTGTTTTAA
- a CDS encoding xanthine dehydrogenase family protein molybdopterin-binding subunit, which translates to MRVGESTKRKDGGRKVAGLAEYPSDVDDGERLHAAVLRSNVSHGRLVEFRAEGARSMPEVEAVVSREELLGGFDPLIRHHGDVVAAIAAKTPEAAAEAIRRIEYRVERLDPIHDPETAFDEEAPQLHQSDTGFSKFGRRHAVNVENPAYARNVDDYHRLELGDVDAGFEAASFVHEGEYRTPRVAHCNLDTHFCLATWNQGTLELFETIGAPRAAERKLSKLLDVDEERISVDTPATSGSSFGGRSLPKLTVEPVAATLAKVTERPVQLQFDREEEFVVGESRHWTRCRIKTGVSAEGKLEALEIEMLADTGGYPNGVGHIVLTNSMERPLDLYDVSNYRFEGVSVYTNNPPAGEYRGIGVTQMTFALESHVDEVAREIGMAPDQFRRQNFVSEGDERPHTGVPIESCGLEECLARGMKTFSHAREGSSTDRDVLRGTGIAAGAHTTGSGSADKESSEARIQLDETGRFTVETPAVDLGQGSDTVLTQIVAEGLNVPPARIHSERFSPDAAFDDDLGSVASRTTYVIGMAALKTAKSMRALLEERAAVELGVEPRSVQLQDDVVVSATGASIPLTEVVRRAEDDRLVARERVTTAHTPPGYGIHFAAVEVDRRTGAVDVLTYVAAQDVGFAINPKLVEGQLEGAVSHGIEFALSSELRIEQGVPKNANLADYPVISPWEMPDTLACELIESNERTGPFGAKGVGTPSLPPVAPAILNAIRDATGIRFTEPPVDSEAIYFGINDVSN; encoded by the coding sequence ATGCGGGTCGGAGAGAGTACGAAACGGAAGGACGGGGGGAGAAAAGTAGCAGGTCTCGCCGAATACCCGTCTGATGTCGATGACGGAGAACGACTCCACGCTGCGGTCCTCCGGTCGAACGTCAGCCACGGCCGTCTCGTCGAGTTCCGTGCGGAAGGCGCCCGCAGCATGCCGGAGGTTGAGGCCGTTGTCAGCCGTGAGGAGTTGCTCGGCGGCTTCGATCCACTCATCAGACACCACGGAGATGTCGTCGCCGCGATCGCCGCGAAAACGCCGGAGGCGGCCGCGGAAGCGATCAGACGGATCGAGTACCGTGTCGAGCGGCTCGATCCGATACACGACCCCGAAACGGCGTTCGACGAGGAAGCGCCACAGCTACACCAATCGGACACCGGGTTCAGCAAGTTCGGTCGCCGACACGCCGTCAACGTGGAGAACCCTGCCTACGCACGGAACGTCGACGACTACCACAGGCTGGAACTCGGCGACGTCGACGCAGGCTTCGAAGCCGCCAGCTTCGTTCACGAGGGGGAGTACCGGACGCCGAGAGTCGCCCACTGTAACCTCGACACGCACTTCTGTCTCGCTACTTGGAACCAGGGGACACTCGAACTGTTCGAGACTATCGGCGCCCCGCGGGCCGCGGAGCGAAAACTGTCGAAGCTTCTGGACGTGGACGAGGAGCGGATCAGCGTCGATACGCCGGCGACGTCGGGGTCGAGTTTCGGCGGTCGATCCCTCCCGAAGCTCACGGTAGAACCGGTCGCGGCGACACTCGCAAAGGTGACCGAGCGACCCGTTCAGCTACAGTTCGACAGGGAAGAGGAGTTCGTTGTCGGAGAGTCGAGGCACTGGACCCGATGTCGAATCAAGACAGGCGTCTCCGCCGAGGGGAAGCTCGAGGCTCTCGAGATCGAGATGCTAGCCGACACCGGTGGCTATCCGAACGGGGTCGGCCATATCGTGCTCACGAACAGTATGGAGCGGCCGCTCGACCTGTACGACGTCTCGAACTACCGGTTCGAGGGAGTTTCGGTGTACACGAACAACCCGCCAGCGGGGGAGTACCGAGGGATTGGAGTGACACAGATGACCTTCGCGCTTGAGTCACACGTCGACGAAGTCGCCCGGGAGATCGGCATGGCTCCAGACCAGTTCCGACGGCAGAACTTCGTCTCCGAAGGAGACGAACGCCCACACACCGGCGTCCCGATCGAGAGCTGCGGCCTCGAAGAGTGTCTGGCTCGTGGAATGAAGACGTTCAGCCACGCTCGAGAGGGGTCCTCGACGGACCGGGACGTCCTCCGGGGAACCGGGATCGCGGCGGGTGCTCACACGACGGGGTCAGGTTCCGCCGACAAGGAGTCGTCCGAGGCACGGATCCAACTCGACGAGACGGGCCGGTTCACCGTGGAGACACCCGCGGTTGATCTCGGTCAAGGGTCGGATACGGTGCTCACACAGATCGTCGCCGAGGGGTTGAACGTGCCACCTGCTCGGATTCACAGTGAGCGGTTTTCACCGGATGCGGCGTTCGACGACGACCTGGGATCGGTCGCGTCTCGTACCACGTACGTGATCGGGATGGCCGCCCTGAAGACGGCCAAATCGATGAGGGCCCTCCTGGAAGAACGGGCCGCCGTCGAGCTCGGGGTAGAGCCACGCTCCGTCCAGTTGCAGGACGACGTGGTGGTTTCGGCGACCGGTGCGTCGATTCCGCTGACGGAAGTGGTCCGACGAGCGGAGGACGACCGGCTGGTCGCACGCGAGCGGGTGACCACAGCGCACACACCGCCGGGTTATGGGATCCACTTCGCAGCGGTCGAAGTCGACAGGCGGACCGGTGCCGTAGACGTTCTCACCTACGTCGCCGCACAGGACGTCGGATTCGCGATCAATCCGAAGCTGGTCGAGGGCCAGCTAGAGGGGGCGGTCTCTCACGGCATCGAGTTCGCGCTCTCGTCGGAACTCCGGATCGAACAGGGAGTCCCGAAGAACGCAAACCTCGCCGACTATCCCGTCATCTCCCCCTGGGAGATGCCCGACACGCTCGCCTGTGAACTGATCGAGTCGAACGAGCGTACCGGGCCCTTCGGTGCGAAGGGAGTCGGAACACCGTCGCTGCCACCCGTCGCACCGGCCATCCTGAACGCTATCCGTGACGCGACCGGCATTCGGTTCACGGAGCCACCGGTCGACAGCGAAGCCATCTACTTCGGGATAAACGACGTTTCAAATTAG
- a CDS encoding amidohydrolase, with translation MADLLVKNGIVLTVNETFEVIPDGAIAITDARIEAVGETDEVVDRTDTDRIVDAAGKLVFPGLITSHVHVSDILLRGVCSDRDDWLYNVKIPGVGAMEPDDHALGSALYCTEAVRSGITTFVENAVATGSGYSDEVIEAKLDVYETAGIRNVYAQAFRDRLPSQAFLDSVESVTSRAPSVNHVPIETTVKDTDEALSNIEDLIRSYHGTADGRQSIWPTPYITWSTTKEGFRGAYELADKYDVMTTTHVSQAPQEDEGYLTSVEHLRNVGYLGERTLLGHCIHLSERDIRILSETDTRVAHNPLTNLYIGRGFAPVPTMLRYGVTVGLGTDNTSASNTVNMINDLRYGALIHKASYEDPGATTARKALEMATIDNARAIGREEDLGSIEPGKLADIVVMDLDYPHLTPHHHDVVSALVYQAQGFEVETVICNGEVVLEHGRMAGLDDEFPDLRPAAAASAERVIDRAGLEEYRAESRPYDIDITPAE, from the coding sequence ATGGCAGATCTGTTAGTTAAGAACGGCATCGTACTGACTGTCAACGAGACGTTTGAGGTGATTCCCGACGGGGCGATCGCGATCACGGACGCTCGGATCGAGGCCGTCGGCGAGACCGACGAGGTCGTCGACCGAACCGACACCGACCGGATAGTCGACGCCGCGGGCAAGCTCGTCTTCCCCGGCCTCATCACGTCTCACGTCCACGTCTCGGACATCCTGCTCCGGGGCGTCTGTAGCGACCGTGACGACTGGCTCTACAACGTCAAGATCCCCGGCGTCGGCGCGATGGAACCCGACGATCACGCGCTCGGATCGGCCCTCTACTGCACCGAAGCCGTCCGCTCTGGAATCACCACGTTCGTCGAGAACGCCGTCGCGACCGGATCGGGGTACAGCGACGAGGTCATCGAGGCGAAACTGGACGTGTACGAGACGGCCGGGATCCGGAACGTCTACGCCCAGGCGTTCAGGGATCGGCTCCCGAGTCAGGCGTTCTTGGATTCGGTCGAGTCGGTCACGTCAAGGGCGCCGTCGGTCAACCACGTTCCGATCGAGACGACGGTCAAAGATACGGACGAGGCACTCTCGAACATCGAGGACCTCATCCGATCGTATCACGGGACTGCGGACGGTCGGCAGTCGATCTGGCCGACACCGTACATCACATGGTCGACGACCAAGGAGGGGTTCCGTGGGGCCTATGAACTCGCCGACAAGTACGACGTGATGACGACGACCCACGTCTCACAGGCCCCACAGGAGGACGAGGGGTATCTGACCAGCGTCGAGCACCTGCGAAACGTGGGATATCTCGGCGAGCGGACCCTGTTGGGGCACTGTATTCACCTGAGTGAACGAGACATCCGGATCCTTTCGGAGACGGACACACGGGTCGCGCACAACCCGTTGACGAATCTCTACATCGGTCGGGGATTTGCTCCCGTCCCGACGATGCTCCGCTACGGGGTGACCGTCGGACTCGGAACCGACAATACGAGCGCGAGTAACACGGTCAACATGATCAACGACCTCCGGTACGGTGCGTTGATCCACAAGGCGAGCTACGAGGATCCCGGTGCGACGACGGCCCGGAAGGCGCTGGAGATGGCAACGATCGACAACGCACGGGCGATCGGCCGCGAAGAGGATCTCGGGTCGATCGAACCGGGGAAACTGGCGGATATCGTCGTGATGGATCTCGACTACCCCCACCTCACCCCTCATCACCACGACGTCGTCTCGGCGCTCGTGTATCAGGCACAGGGGTTCGAGGTCGAAACCGTGATCTGTAACGGCGAAGTCGTTCTGGAACACGGCCGGATGGCCGGGCTCGACGACGAGTTCCCCGACCTGCGACCGGCCGCCGCTGCGTCCGCCGAGCGGGTCATCGACCGCGCGGGACTCGAGGAGTACCGTGCCGAGAGCCGACCCTACGACATCGACATCACACCCGCCGAGTGA
- a CDS encoding (2Fe-2S)-binding protein: MKIQFELDGERVEADVSPTTPLRDVLREEFDKTGVKSGCSSGRCGVCTVLLDGRAVKSCLVISGKVDGAEVTTIEGVGDEDDPHPVQEAFVDQFASQCGYCTPGFVMAAVEYVDSPRRDSMSTRDAIKGNVCRCTGYAKIVDAIEAVTRDDTDTHPDADRL; this comes from the coding sequence ATGAAGATCCAATTCGAGCTAGACGGTGAACGGGTCGAAGCTGACGTTTCACCAACGACCCCGCTCCGTGACGTCCTTCGCGAGGAGTTCGACAAGACCGGCGTGAAATCCGGCTGTTCGTCAGGTCGGTGTGGCGTCTGCACGGTCCTGCTGGACGGACGGGCGGTGAAGTCCTGTCTCGTCATCTCTGGGAAGGTCGACGGCGCCGAGGTAACGACGATCGAAGGGGTCGGAGACGAAGACGACCCCCACCCTGTTCAGGAGGCGTTCGTCGATCAGTTCGCCTCACAGTGTGGCTACTGCACACCTGGATTCGTCATGGCTGCCGTCGAGTACGTCGACTCGCCGAGGCGGGACAGCATGTCGACGCGCGATGCGATCAAGGGGAACGTCTGCCGCTGTACCGGGTACGCGAAGATCGTCGATGCCATCGAAGCCGTGACCAGGGACGACACCGACACCCATCCCGACGCCGATAGGCTCTAA